The following are encoded together in the Neofelis nebulosa isolate mNeoNeb1 chromosome 9, mNeoNeb1.pri, whole genome shotgun sequence genome:
- the C1D gene encoding nuclear nucleic acid-binding protein C1D — MSGEEINEDYPVEIHEYLSTFENSIGAVDEMLKTMMSVSRNELLQKLDPLEQAKVDLVSAYTLNSMFWVYLATQGVNPKEHPVKQELERIRVYMNRVKEITDKKKAGKLDRGAASRFVKNALWEPKPKNASKVANKGKSKN, encoded by the exons ATGTCAGGTGAAGAAATTAATGAAGACTACCCAGTAGAAATTCATGAGTATTTATCAACATTTGAAAATTCCATTGGTGCTGTGGATGAGATGCTGAAGACCATGATGTCTGTTTCTAGAAATGAGTTGTTGcagaag ttgGACCCCCTTGAACAAGCAAAAGTGGATTTAGTTTCTGCTTACACGTTAAATTCAATGTTTTGGG TTTATTTGGCAACTCAGGGAGTTAATCCTAAAGAACATCCAGTAAAGCAGGAATTG gaAAGAATCAGAGTATACATGAACAGAGTCAAGGAAATAACAGACAAGAAAAAGGCCGGCAAGCTGGACAGAGGTGCAGCTTCAAGATTTGTGAAAAATGCCCTTTGGGAACCAAAACCTAAAAATGCATCCAAAGTTGCcaataaaggaaaaagtaaaaattag